One genomic segment of Clostridium estertheticum subsp. estertheticum includes these proteins:
- a CDS encoding S24 family peptidase has product MELGLKQHRMIHSKPSRYSLIRGAKGTGKTTAAIYRSLYLKNNYCLYDDDKVLILTSNEEDINSIKNTYIAAQEETRFEYLSIFSNEKIKPQVLTLESIMYKYFLKYEDRYKLKKEIIIENDKKKIMKDCILKVKENYPRLRILQIDYTQFFIDEVKWIKSCNYLEADLYLQVNRTGRKCEKGQGPQRINKNSTARKAIYELMIMYNEKLNLKNFVDDEDVNIYALKMLESVSMGKYTHIIIDKSNNLTKVQLEFINTLYKQKSYSTMTFLIDIDGEYNANSWMIKGKKVNIRPLGEKVKSYIFRNNYESQEKPMETNENIIVNNLNVDDLENFQYCDIRHGRAYDFMRDYSRISDIIVNDEKGDYEYINEELVELPVYSDIAAGEPIQINSEIEGNFYIPKYWLKGIKNPFILKVKGDSMIGANIDDGDYVVIRQEQAANNKDIVAVDIGGNATLKRLSIGRDRILLMPENEKYKPIIIDSEDTYIIGIAIGIIKHKN; this is encoded by the coding sequence TTAATTAGAGGTGCTAAAGGAACAGGCAAAACTACTGCAGCCATTTATAGAAGCCTCTATTTAAAAAATAACTATTGTTTATACGATGATGATAAAGTATTAATTCTTACATCTAATGAAGAGGATATAAATTCCATTAAAAATACATACATAGCGGCACAGGAAGAAACTAGATTCGAGTATTTAAGCATATTTTCTAATGAAAAAATAAAACCCCAAGTGCTTACATTAGAAAGTATTATGTATAAATATTTTTTGAAATATGAAGATAGATATAAATTAAAAAAAGAAATAATTATAGAGAATGATAAGAAGAAAATTATGAAAGATTGTATATTGAAAGTTAAGGAGAATTATCCAAGATTAAGAATACTACAGATCGATTATACTCAGTTTTTTATAGATGAGGTAAAGTGGATTAAAAGTTGTAATTACTTGGAAGCCGATTTGTATCTACAAGTGAATAGAACAGGAAGAAAATGTGAAAAAGGCCAAGGTCCCCAAAGGATTAATAAAAATTCTACTGCTAGAAAAGCGATATATGAACTTATGATTATGTATAATGAAAAGCTTAATTTAAAAAACTTCGTTGATGACGAAGATGTTAATATATATGCACTAAAAATGTTAGAGTCTGTTTCAATGGGCAAGTATACTCATATTATAATTGACAAAAGTAATAATTTAACTAAGGTGCAATTGGAGTTTATTAATACTCTTTATAAACAAAAATCTTATTCTACTATGACATTTCTTATTGATATAGATGGAGAATATAATGCTAATTCATGGATGATAAAAGGCAAAAAAGTTAATATTAGGCCTCTAGGAGAAAAAGTAAAATCATATATATTTAGAAATAATTATGAATCTCAAGAAAAACCTATGGAAACCAATGAGAATATAATAGTTAACAATTTGAATGTTGATGATCTAGAGAATTTTCAATATTGTGATATAAGACATGGCAGAGCATATGACTTTATGAGGGATTACAGTAGAATATCTGATATTATAGTAAATGATGAAAAAGGTGACTATGAGTACATAAATGAGGAATTAGTGGAACTTCCTGTATACAGTGATATAGCAGCAGGGGAACCTATACAGATTAATTCTGAAATAGAAGGTAATTTCTACATTCCAAAGTATTGGTTAAAGGGAATTAAGAATCCTTTTATTTTAAAAGTTAAAGGTGATAGTATGATCGGAGCTAACATAGATGATGGGGATTATGTGGTTATACGACAGGAACAAGCAGCAAACAATAAGGATATTGTTGCAGTAGATATAGGTGGAAATGCTACTCTAAAGAGACTTTCTATAGGTCGTGATAGAATATTACTAATGCCTGAAAATGAAAAATATAAACCTATTATTATTGATAGTGAAGATACATATATTATAGGTATAGCTATTGGAATTATAAAACATAAGAATTAA
- a CDS encoding carbamoyl phosphate synthase small subunit — MKGKLILENGIIFEGNLFGYLEESVGEVVFNTGMTGYEEILTDPSYYGQIVTMTYPLIGNYGINLEDVESKSPKVKGFIVREKCDYPSNWRCEMDLEGYFKQNKIIGLEGIDTRALTKILRENGTMKGIIATTELTKDEIDQKLMNFSNSNAVMKVTTKKCYTIEGSGQHVAIVDFGIKENILRSFKKRNCKLTVFPADTTAEQILNVNPDLVFLSNGPGDPKDLQDVIKMIKEIIGKKPIVGICLGHQLLALALGGETAKLKFGHRGCNHPVKDIEENKVYITSQNHGYYVRKLPENMKVTHVSVNDGTIEGMRHKSLPIFSVQFHPEACPGPRDIDVIFDKFLSFI; from the coding sequence ATGAAAGGTAAGTTGATTTTAGAAAATGGAATAATCTTTGAAGGTAATTTGTTTGGATATTTAGAGGAAAGTGTTGGAGAAGTGGTTTTTAATACAGGTATGACTGGATATGAAGAAATTTTAACGGATCCATCTTATTATGGCCAAATAGTAACTATGACTTATCCACTTATCGGGAATTACGGAATTAATTTAGAAGATGTAGAATCAAAGTCTCCCAAGGTGAAAGGTTTTATTGTCAGAGAAAAATGTGATTATCCTAGTAACTGGAGATGCGAAATGGATCTTGAAGGATATTTTAAACAAAATAAAATAATAGGACTTGAAGGTATTGATACAAGAGCATTAACAAAAATACTTAGAGAAAATGGAACTATGAAAGGAATCATAGCGACTACAGAGCTTACAAAAGATGAAATAGATCAAAAACTTATGAATTTTAGTAATAGTAATGCAGTAATGAAGGTTACAACAAAGAAGTGTTATACAATTGAGGGTAGTGGACAACATGTAGCTATTGTAGATTTTGGAATAAAAGAGAACATACTTAGGTCGTTTAAAAAAAGAAATTGTAAACTAACAGTTTTTCCAGCAGATACTACGGCGGAGCAAATATTAAACGTTAACCCAGATTTGGTGTTTTTATCAAATGGACCTGGTGACCCAAAAGATTTACAAGATGTTATTAAAATGATAAAAGAGATTATAGGTAAAAAGCCTATAGTAGGAATATGTCTAGGACATCAACTTTTAGCATTAGCCCTTGGTGGGGAAACGGCAAAACTTAAATTTGGTCATAGAGGATGTAATCATCCAGTTAAAGATATAGAAGAGAATAAGGTTTATATTACATCACAGAACCATGGTTATTATGTACGCAAACTTCCTGAAAATATGAAGGTTACACATGTTAGTGTAAATGATGGAACCATAGAGGGAATGAGACATAAAAGTCTTCCGATATTTAGCGTTCAGTTTCATCCGGAAGCCTGCCCTGGACCAAGGGATATAGATGTGATTTTTGATAAATTTCTTTCATTTATATAG